TGCAATCATCCAAATCCCCGAAAGGTAGAGGCTTATCATCCACCAGCGTGGAGGATCGTTTTTAAGCTCCCGTATTCCATCCCATTCATGGCCTGTATCTTCGCCCTGAAAAGGATTCTTCTCTGCTCCGCTCATTATTCCCCCCCCCTTTCAAGCCGGTCGTCATTCATAGGAATGTCGCCATACGAATTGAGTCTTTTAGCGTTTTTCGGATTGAGCACATATGCATATGCGGTCAACATTAAAACAAAAAATACGATAGTCATTGTCAATCCGACCCAGTCCGAAGTGGTCATGGCTCCGAAGTCGGTTTGGAAAAAATCCTTTATCTTAATCACGATAATCCTTCCCTTCTTCAAACTTGATCATTGTTCCAAGCGACTGCAGATATGTTACCAGCGCGACAAGTTCCGTTTTTCCGTCTGTCGAGGCAATAGCGTTGTTAATGTCCTCATCGGTATATGGAACGCCGAGCATTTTCATACCCGCTACCTTTGCCTGCACATCGGCGCCTTTGATCTTTGCGTCCTTCAGCCAGCCATACGTCGGCATTATCGATTCCGGGACGACAGATTTCGGGTCAAGCAGATGCTTGTAATGCCATTCGTCGGAGTACTTTCCTCCAACCCTGGCAAG
This is a stretch of genomic DNA from Nitrospinota bacterium. It encodes these proteins:
- a CDS encoding cbb3-type cytochrome c oxidase subunit II; the protein is ETFQDEKERYGHYSLAVESKYDHPFQWGSKRTGPDLARVGGKYSDEWHYKHLLDPKSVVPESIMPTYGWLKDAKIKGADVQAKVAGMKMLGVPYTDEDINNAIASTDGKTELVALVTYLQSLGTMIKFEEGKDYRD
- a CDS encoding cbb3-type cytochrome c oxidase subunit 3, which codes for MIKIKDFFQTDFGAMTTSDWVGLTMTIVFFVLMLTAYAYVLNPKNAKRLNSYGDIPMNDDRLERGGE